Proteins encoded by one window of Lasioglossum baleicum chromosome 4, iyLasBale1, whole genome shotgun sequence:
- the Syt20 gene encoding synaptotagmin 20 yields MVHGDILGPWGRIIIIVVVALSVVAVLLVIACFLTPGCLGYECIRKRKRDAKTVSLRVKSRQNENVKLNDVSYRSWRLGSLYEDSGNGTITEHATGAEGTSWNPNNGQYEGTNASSTLNLVQKDKQKPEKKQREFPTELTMSLQYLPPLDEAITGKLVIGIEALSGLPPKQYNCTLEPFVAFTIMKQSWSHRKRQKLHSFRTRGVRHTASPIFKETFVVANVKPHELKDWILDFAAFDHDRYANDTELCFLKVSIKEVRHILQNPEIHMFNFRMKPSSLEFGNVLLGIIYLPTAQRLTINVMKLRDVKFAPAVSNLNHFNPYVKVLMLNGRTGQKMKRRKTKFVCATSQPEFNETLTFDVTYNQLDIVQFLVILCSKTVTGEVPACVMDYHSDSEDSVSSVHRPKDVPIGKVALGKGVRGSTERLHWFSVLQNPRKLVTVWHTLK; encoded by the exons ATGGTGCACGGTGACATTCTTGGCCCGTGGGGCCGAATTATCATCATCGTGGTAGTCGCGCTGTCGGTCGTCGCTGTTTTGCTGGTGATCGCGTGCTTCCTCACCCCAGGATGTCTTGGCTACGAGTGCATCAGGAAACGCA AGAGAGATGCAAAAACTGTGTCGCTGCGTGTCAAGAGCAGACAGAATGAAAACGTGAAGCTGAACGATGTCAGCTACAGGTCATGGAGATTGGGTAGCCTCTACGAAGACAGCGGCAACG GTACGATCACCGAGCATGCGACAGGAGCGGAAGGAACGTCGTGGAACCCTAACAACGGCCAGTACGAAGGCACCAACGCCTCGTCCACCCTG AACTTGGTGCAGAAGGATAAGCAAAAGCCGGAGAAGAAACAAAGGGAATTCCCGACGGAATTGACAATGAGCCTTCAGTACCTGCCGCCGTTGGACGAGGCTATTACAGGGAAGCTCGTCATCGGTATCGAG GCATTGTCCGGGCTTCCTCCAAAACAATACAACTGCACGTTGGAGCCATTTGTCGCGTTCACTATCATGAAGCAATCCTGGAGCCACCGGAAACGGCAAAAACTGCACAGTTTTCGCACTCGCGGAGTCCGACACACGGCCAGCCCGATTTTTAAGGAGACGTTCGTCGTCGCGAACGTAAAGCCGCACGAGCTTAAG GACTGGATCCTCGATTTCGCGGCGTTCGATCACGACAGGTACGCGAACGACACGGAACTGTGTTTCCTGAAGGTGTCCATAAAGGAAGTGCGGCACATCCTGCAGAATCCGGAGATCCACATGTTTAATTTCAGAATGAAGCCGTCCAGCTTG GAATTCGGAAACGTTCTACTAGGTATAATTTACTTACCCACTGCACAGAGACTGACTATAAATGTAATGAAACTACGGGACGTCAAGTTCGCGCCTGCGGTGTCCAATTTAAACCACTTCA ATCCTTACGTGAAAGTGTTGATGCTAAACGGAAGGACAGGTCAGAAAATGAAGAGGAGGAAGACGAAGTTTGTTTGCGCAACCTCGCAGCCGGAATTCAACGAGACTTTGACATTCGACGTGACGTATAATCAGCTGGACATCGTGCAATTTCTGGTGATACTGTGCAGCAAG ACTGTGACTGGCGAAGTTCCTGCGTGCGTGATGGACTACCACAGCGACAGCGAAGACTCAGTTTCATCGGTGCACAGGCCCAAAGACGTCCCAATCGGGAAAGTAGCCCTTGGAAAAGGGGTCAGAGGCTCAACAGAAAGGTTGCACTGGTTCTCCGTGCTCCAGAATCCGCGAAAACTCGTAACCGTGTGGCATACGTTGAAGTAA
- the Snsl gene encoding snustorr snarlik isoform X1 — MKIAAREHRRSTSVRNDATSTDLNKDHACTRRRLRKMWSTKDVLATLCVLLLLYDHTSSLIIPEELPTILSLIYSNIPPIKKGTDSRVGVGFRLGEHADFQILLELGPQTETEPIGNADSKRRRNAMFNAAMRGELGSLAQAVAKYQTQRKLQRELEKLKKTEEKQGEATAVSQGKKTEASEWLSKWSKGMVKSSEDEASIEDISNEKSPSSFAKKNTVQRIGRPPLSNGGTGSISDLKTLYKEQTDQKN; from the exons ATGAAAATCGCCGCTCGGGAGCATCG AAGATCCACCAGTGTACGGAATGACGCAACGTCTACAGACCTGAATAAGGATCACGCGTGCACGAGAAGACGTCTCAGAAAAATGTGGAGCACGAAGGACGTCCTAGCGACGCTGTGCGTTCTGTTACTGCTTTACGATC ATACCTCGAGCCTGATCATCCCGGAAGAGCTGCCCACCATTCTTTCGCTGATCTACTCGAATATTCCGCCGATTAAGAAAG GCACCGATTCAAGAGTGGGCGTAGGCTTCCGTCTCGGTGAGCACGCAGATTTTCAAATATTGCTCGAGTTAGGCCCGCAAACCGAAACCGAACCGATCGGAAATGCGGATTCGAAGCGGCGTCGAAAC GCGATGTTCAATGCAGCCATGAGAGGCGAGTTAGGATCACTGGCGCAGGCGGTCGCGAAGTATCAAACACAACGGAAGTTGCAAAGGGAATTGGAGAAGTTGAAGAAGACTGAGGAGAAGCAGGGAGAGGCGACTGCGGTGTCTCAAGGGAAAAAG ACCGAGGCCAGCGAATGGTTGTCCAAGTGGAGCAAAGGGATGGTGAAGTCCTCCGAGGATGAGGCCTCGATAGAAGACATCTCCAACGAGAAGAGTCCTTCTAGTTTTGCGAAAAAGAATACCGTGCAGAGGATAGGCCGACCTCCTTTGTCCAATGGCGGAACGGGTTCGATCTCGGACTTGAAAACGTTGTACAAGGAACAAACTGACCAGAAAAACTAG
- the Snsl gene encoding snustorr snarlik isoform X2, whose product MKIAAREHRSTSVRNDATSTDLNKDHACTRRRLRKMWSTKDVLATLCVLLLLYDHTSSLIIPEELPTILSLIYSNIPPIKKGTDSRVGVGFRLGEHADFQILLELGPQTETEPIGNADSKRRRNAMFNAAMRGELGSLAQAVAKYQTQRKLQRELEKLKKTEEKQGEATAVSQGKKTEASEWLSKWSKGMVKSSEDEASIEDISNEKSPSSFAKKNTVQRIGRPPLSNGGTGSISDLKTLYKEQTDQKN is encoded by the exons ATGAAAATCGCCGCTCGGGAGCATCG ATCCACCAGTGTACGGAATGACGCAACGTCTACAGACCTGAATAAGGATCACGCGTGCACGAGAAGACGTCTCAGAAAAATGTGGAGCACGAAGGACGTCCTAGCGACGCTGTGCGTTCTGTTACTGCTTTACGATC ATACCTCGAGCCTGATCATCCCGGAAGAGCTGCCCACCATTCTTTCGCTGATCTACTCGAATATTCCGCCGATTAAGAAAG GCACCGATTCAAGAGTGGGCGTAGGCTTCCGTCTCGGTGAGCACGCAGATTTTCAAATATTGCTCGAGTTAGGCCCGCAAACCGAAACCGAACCGATCGGAAATGCGGATTCGAAGCGGCGTCGAAAC GCGATGTTCAATGCAGCCATGAGAGGCGAGTTAGGATCACTGGCGCAGGCGGTCGCGAAGTATCAAACACAACGGAAGTTGCAAAGGGAATTGGAGAAGTTGAAGAAGACTGAGGAGAAGCAGGGAGAGGCGACTGCGGTGTCTCAAGGGAAAAAG ACCGAGGCCAGCGAATGGTTGTCCAAGTGGAGCAAAGGGATGGTGAAGTCCTCCGAGGATGAGGCCTCGATAGAAGACATCTCCAACGAGAAGAGTCCTTCTAGTTTTGCGAAAAAGAATACCGTGCAGAGGATAGGCCGACCTCCTTTGTCCAATGGCGGAACGGGTTCGATCTCGGACTTGAAAACGTTGTACAAGGAACAAACTGACCAGAAAAACTAG
- the Snsl gene encoding snustorr snarlik isoform X3, whose amino-acid sequence MWSTKDVLATLCVLLLLYDHTSSLIIPEELPTILSLIYSNIPPIKKGTDSRVGVGFRLGEHADFQILLELGPQTETEPIGNADSKRRRNAMFNAAMRGELGSLAQAVAKYQTQRKLQRELEKLKKTEEKQGEATAVSQGKKTEASEWLSKWSKGMVKSSEDEASIEDISNEKSPSSFAKKNTVQRIGRPPLSNGGTGSISDLKTLYKEQTDQKN is encoded by the exons ATGTGGAGCACGAAGGACGTCCTAGCGACGCTGTGCGTTCTGTTACTGCTTTACGATC ATACCTCGAGCCTGATCATCCCGGAAGAGCTGCCCACCATTCTTTCGCTGATCTACTCGAATATTCCGCCGATTAAGAAAG GCACCGATTCAAGAGTGGGCGTAGGCTTCCGTCTCGGTGAGCACGCAGATTTTCAAATATTGCTCGAGTTAGGCCCGCAAACCGAAACCGAACCGATCGGAAATGCGGATTCGAAGCGGCGTCGAAAC GCGATGTTCAATGCAGCCATGAGAGGCGAGTTAGGATCACTGGCGCAGGCGGTCGCGAAGTATCAAACACAACGGAAGTTGCAAAGGGAATTGGAGAAGTTGAAGAAGACTGAGGAGAAGCAGGGAGAGGCGACTGCGGTGTCTCAAGGGAAAAAG ACCGAGGCCAGCGAATGGTTGTCCAAGTGGAGCAAAGGGATGGTGAAGTCCTCCGAGGATGAGGCCTCGATAGAAGACATCTCCAACGAGAAGAGTCCTTCTAGTTTTGCGAAAAAGAATACCGTGCAGAGGATAGGCCGACCTCCTTTGTCCAATGGCGGAACGGGTTCGATCTCGGACTTGAAAACGTTGTACAAGGAACAAACTGACCAGAAAAACTAG
- the LOC143208371 gene encoding uncharacterized protein LOC143208371, protein MLEEVAFIWSIGLDPLYDVNEFKPVVPNLWDKKDSGVQDITDTKVRKVDVLLGNLILFWVVLYFMYEKCLNLLLRRMRIPLMQRSRIIEAMWNCGFCVGSVCYLKSSTITTINIFSDERKVTHEELGVILHKSFYFHRAGIEIFCNGAWIKGLTNLMFSSFVMNPYEEKWCTIVSSFLYYKAVDTIIVNVCRILLCVPQPGGRILPKVFFFLHCRSWTYLYVLFVPKLMLLPEKTNYTQGELGLWLWFAVECIDSVWFRLIGCARAVHWLEICLFPAPTREAIELAGIQKRHRDSLKKVVHRSKKNELLQTMLCAVAIKKKLKRIRQAKQNESVLTNDLNETRSPETDPMEETGNVQTDQIMTNTMRSNIAGDGKKKIKDLIKYLRTNSETYSNECYTNSSL, encoded by the exons ATGTTAGAAGAGGTTGCTTTCATCTGGTCCATCGGGTTGGACCCGCTTTACGATGTCAACGAATTTAAACCGGTGGTTCCGAATCTTTGGGACAAAAAGGATTCGGGTGTGCAGGACATCACCGACACGAAAGTGAGAAAAGTGGACGTGCTCCTCGGAAACCTGATTCTATTTTGGGTGGTCTTGTACTTCATGTACGAAAAGTGCCTTAAC TTGCTACTGCGCCGTATGCGTATACCGTTGATGCAGAGGAGTAGAATAATCGAGGCTATGTGGAATTGTGGATTTTGTGTTGGTAGCGTGTGTTATCTGAAATCATCCACAATCACGACTATAAACATCTTCTCAGACGAGCGGAAAGTAACCCACGAGGAGCTAGGAGTGATTCTGCATAAGAGCTTttattttcatcgagcaggaATAGAGATTTTCTGTAATGGAGCTTGGATCAAAGGCCTGACAAACTTGATGTTCTCGTCGTTCGTTATGAATCCTTATGAAGAAAA GTGGTGTACAATTGTGAGCAGCTTCCTATATTATAAGGCAGTCGATACTATTATCGTAAATGTGTGCAGAATTTTGTTATGCGTACCTCAACCTGGTGGAAGGATACTACCTAAGGTGTTCTTCTTCCTTCACTGTCGCAGCTG GAcatatttatacgtactgtttGTGCCAAAGTTAATGTTATTGCCGGAGAAGACCAATTATACACAAGGGGAACTCGGTTTGTGGCTGTGGTTTGCGGTAGAATGCATAGATTCG gtatGGTTCCGACTGATCGGATGCGCAAGAGCTGTACATTGGCTCGAGATATGTTTATTTCCAGCTCCAACAAGAGAGGCGATCGAACTCGCGGGAATCCAAAAGAGACATCGAGATTCTTTGAAAAAAGTTGTACATAGATCTAAGAAGAATGAACTGTTGCAAACCATGCTCT GCGCTGTTgctattaaaaagaaattaaaaaggaTACGGCAGGCTAAGCAAAACGAGTCCGTGTTAACAAACGATCTCAATGAAACGAGATCACCTGAAACTGATCCGATGGAGGAGACTGGTAATGTACAAACCGATCAGATCATGACCAATACTATGAGATCGAATATTGCTGGGGATgggaaaaaaaagataaaagacCTAATTAAGTATTTACGTACGAACTCTGAAACATACTCGAACGAATGTTACACGAATTCATCACtttga